A stretch of Pseudoprevotella muciniphila DNA encodes these proteins:
- a CDS encoding phage portal protein family protein produces MGKSKKNNKNKTTVQTPFGTVRLARKDAPKVRKVVMQLQRTTDSLTRKDIGDWRMAWQLAINIDSPNRQRLYDIYRDVEVDLHLSGCIQQREGFVLSRSFKLVNEKGDEDKEAVNYFNTSWFKLLMKLALDANYWGHSLIELGNITNDINGRQTYDGVKLIPRKHVIPEYHRVITDLGQDWHTGIDYREPPFADWLIEVGQPDSLGLYLKAATQTIPKKNALAFWDTFAEIFGMPMRIARTTTRDEKERKKIEDMLEKSGLAGYMLADQGTELEFVESSKGDAFNVYDRRIDRANSELSKLIIGQTMTIEDGSSLSQSETHLEVFQNLVEADCDNIRDMVNNQLIPHMIRHGFPLTGIHFDWDYSVDYTPEQQAAYEQLVLNNYEVDPAYFSEKYNMPVGERRQMLPPVAPPEPPQDDEDPKGNKTPKPDKKTRQEQNNRASESHQVRLNGRVQPIEGEANARPFFD; encoded by the coding sequence ATGGGAAAGAGCAAAAAAAACAACAAGAATAAAACAACCGTGCAGACGCCGTTTGGTACCGTCCGGCTGGCACGAAAGGATGCACCGAAAGTGCGCAAGGTCGTCATGCAGCTCCAGAGAACCACCGACTCGCTCACACGAAAGGACATCGGCGACTGGCGAATGGCATGGCAACTCGCCATAAACATAGACAGCCCAAACCGGCAGCGTCTCTATGACATCTACCGCGACGTCGAGGTGGACCTCCACCTATCGGGCTGCATACAGCAGCGAGAAGGCTTCGTGCTCTCACGTTCGTTCAAGCTGGTCAACGAGAAAGGAGACGAGGACAAGGAGGCAGTCAACTATTTCAACACATCCTGGTTCAAGCTGCTCATGAAGCTCGCACTCGACGCAAACTACTGGGGACACTCGCTCATCGAACTGGGAAACATCACCAACGACATCAACGGAAGGCAGACATACGACGGCGTGAAGCTCATACCCCGTAAGCATGTCATTCCGGAATATCACCGTGTCATCACAGACCTGGGACAGGACTGGCACACGGGCATCGACTACCGTGAGCCGCCCTTCGCCGACTGGCTCATCGAGGTGGGACAGCCGGATAGCCTCGGGCTCTACCTCAAGGCGGCAACACAGACCATACCAAAAAAGAACGCACTGGCGTTCTGGGATACCTTCGCCGAAATCTTCGGTATGCCCATGAGAATCGCCAGGACAACAACACGCGACGAGAAAGAGCGCAAGAAGATAGAAGACATGCTCGAGAAGTCCGGACTCGCAGGATACATGCTCGCCGACCAGGGAACGGAACTGGAGTTCGTAGAGTCATCAAAGGGCGATGCGTTCAACGTCTATGACCGTCGCATCGACCGGGCTAACTCTGAACTCTCAAAACTCATCATAGGGCAGACCATGACCATAGAGGACGGATCAAGCCTCTCACAGTCCGAAACACACCTCGAAGTCTTCCAGAACCTCGTCGAGGCAGACTGCGACAACATACGCGACATGGTCAACAACCAGCTCATACCCCACATGATACGGCACGGCTTCCCGCTCACAGGAATACACTTCGACTGGGACTACAGCGTGGACTACACACCAGAGCAGCAGGCAGCATACGAACAACTCGTACTCAACAACTACGAGGTGGACCCTGCATACTTCTCCGAGAAATACAACATGCCTGTAGGGGAACGTAGGCAGATGCTGCCGCCTGTCGCGCCACCAGAGCCGCCACAGGACGATGAAGACCCCAAAGGCAATAAAACGCCCAAGCCGGACAAAAAGACGCGACAGGAACAAAACAATCGTGCCAGCGAGAGCCATCAAGTTCGCTTGAATGGCCGAGTGCAGCCGATTGAAGGCGAAGCCAATGCGCGCCCTTTTTTCGACTGA
- a CDS encoding HNH endonuclease, with protein MEIFKSFRLFGLYFYISNVRMKRRRTIDEQLRNRRNALLRKKRLLYQMRGGCCELCGKHFALEALEIHHLVPVSQNPGLALQTKNLVLLCHDCHVKVHQKES; from the coding sequence ATGGAGATATTCAAGAGTTTCAGACTTTTCGGTCTTTATTTCTACATTTCGAACGTTCGGATGAAGCGCAGACGTACGATAGACGAGCAGCTGCGCAATCGACGTAATGCTCTTCTCCGGAAGAAACGGCTTCTCTACCAGATGCGTGGCGGCTGCTGTGAGCTTTGCGGCAAGCACTTTGCCCTGGAGGCATTGGAGATACACCACTTGGTGCCGGTGAGCCAGAACCCCGGACTGGCGTTGCAGACGAAGAACCTGGTTCTTCTTTGCCATGACTGCCATGTAAAGGTGCATCAGAAGGAGAGTTAG
- a CDS encoding phage protein Gp36 family protein — MFVTDQDYKIVIGDQALKVVSQVSLENRANAETEAVEEISGYLRPKYDTEAVFSATGTGRNRLVVMYTCDIALYHMAASAPQKMGMEIRKERYERAVKWLEGVQSGKIVPDLPLATDEDGNATGLPFTYGSQKPLRHNW, encoded by the coding sequence ATGTTTGTAACAGATCAAGACTATAAAATCGTCATCGGCGACCAGGCGCTGAAGGTGGTCTCGCAGGTCAGCCTGGAGAACCGCGCCAATGCCGAGACCGAAGCCGTCGAGGAAATCAGCGGCTACCTCAGACCCAAATACGACACCGAAGCCGTCTTCTCGGCAACGGGAACAGGACGAAACAGACTCGTGGTCATGTACACCTGCGACATCGCCCTCTACCACATGGCAGCCAGCGCACCGCAGAAAATGGGAATGGAGATACGAAAGGAACGCTACGAGCGGGCAGTCAAATGGCTCGAGGGAGTACAGTCCGGAAAAATCGTTCCCGACCTGCCGCTCGCTACAGACGAGGACGGAAACGCAACAGGGCTGCCGTTCACCTATGGATCGCAAAAACCGCTACGGCATAATTGGTGA
- a CDS encoding phage minor head protein: MMKTLYKEQGSQFRIELLETPKMQEFIDTHASALDSSFRQVKMSDAMRQRLQRSNYIFSGMKTFHELNEAFPSLIDENGNRKPFEQFLNDVQKIDRTYNRNYLRAEYNFCQASADMAAKWEEFMQDGDRYNLQYRTAHDDRVRPEHAALDRVTLPITDPFWQEYYPPNGWNCRCTVVQVRKSKYPVTPHDEAMALGEEATGKDTKGIFHFNPGIEQKTFPDYNPYTIRRCRDCDIAKGNGAGSPLSLSRPFIPENELCAACRLLHGRFEQIGEKRQEGNGTVTIHTLINRNDSDFNKLNDIATFFAREHGAEVILTPKMSRPPKFQYECVYGSLVGTKYEGKCPDLCINGVWYEHEGFVSDKPKRAFSNMLNHGLRQSSRIIIDRPNLTDAYMKRNINQRVKEGQIIDEIWINDDSGIRLFYKKV; the protein is encoded by the coding sequence ATGATGAAGACACTCTACAAGGAGCAGGGGTCACAGTTCCGCATAGAGTTGCTCGAGACACCAAAAATGCAGGAGTTCATAGATACTCATGCCTCCGCACTCGATTCCTCTTTCCGGCAGGTGAAGATGTCCGATGCCATGCGACAGCGACTGCAACGTTCAAACTACATCTTCTCCGGCATGAAGACGTTCCACGAACTCAATGAGGCATTCCCTTCACTCATCGACGAGAACGGCAACAGAAAGCCTTTCGAACAGTTTTTGAATGACGTTCAGAAGATAGACCGTACCTACAACCGCAACTATCTCCGCGCAGAATACAACTTCTGTCAGGCTTCGGCTGACATGGCTGCCAAGTGGGAGGAGTTCATGCAGGACGGCGACCGATACAATCTACAATACCGAACAGCACACGACGACCGAGTGCGTCCGGAACACGCAGCGCTCGACCGCGTCACGTTGCCCATCACAGACCCGTTCTGGCAGGAGTATTACCCACCCAACGGTTGGAACTGCCGATGCACAGTCGTACAGGTGCGCAAGTCAAAGTACCCCGTGACACCACACGACGAGGCAATGGCGCTCGGTGAGGAGGCTACAGGGAAAGACACAAAAGGCATCTTCCACTTCAATCCTGGCATAGAGCAGAAGACTTTCCCTGACTATAATCCCTACACCATACGTCGATGCCGGGACTGCGATATTGCTAAAGGGAACGGTGCAGGCAGCCCATTAAGCCTATCACGCCCATTCATTCCAGAAAACGAACTATGTGCTGCGTGTCGGCTATTGCACGGACGTTTTGAGCAAATCGGCGAGAAACGGCAAGAGGGGAATGGAACTGTTACCATCCACACACTGATAAATCGCAATGATAGCGATTTCAACAAGCTAAATGATATTGCAACTTTCTTTGCAAGGGAACATGGGGCTGAGGTGATACTGACACCCAAAATGTCTCGTCCACCAAAGTTCCAGTACGAGTGTGTCTATGGTTCTCTTGTCGGCACTAAGTACGAAGGAAAATGTCCAGACCTCTGCATCAACGGTGTTTGGTATGAGCATGAAGGGTTCGTATCTGACAAACCTAAACGTGCATTTTCCAATATGCTAAATCATGGTCTAAGGCAATCAAGCCGCATCATAATAGACAGACCAAATCTAACTGATGCATATATGAAGCGTAATATAAACCAACGAGTAAAAGAGGGACAGATAATAGATGAGATCTGGATAAATGATGATTCTGGCATTAGATTGTTCTATAAAAAAGTTTGA